One region of Flavobacterium pisciphilum genomic DNA includes:
- a CDS encoding KTSC domain-containing protein, which produces MKKIVEYRKLLNVDKTAELKDLKTIYRNAMKECHPDKFQGNDAGLKEAEEKSKLVIEAYHFLVSINPETIKSNLPEYTETISTSSITDYKFVEGRLIIDFSNGSVYEYISVPKATYVKMVNADSPGRFAKRHILNSFTWRKKTNQD; this is translated from the coding sequence ATGAAAAAAATAGTTGAATACCGCAAGTTACTAAATGTAGACAAAACTGCAGAATTAAAAGATTTAAAAACCATTTACCGTAATGCTATGAAAGAATGTCATCCTGACAAATTTCAAGGTAACGACGCTGGTTTGAAAGAAGCAGAAGAAAAAAGTAAATTAGTTATTGAAGCATACCACTTTTTGGTAAGTATCAATCCTGAGACAATTAAATCAAACTTGCCAGAATATACTGAAACAATCTCTACTTCATCTATTACAGATTACAAATTTGTAGAAGGTAGATTAATTATTGATTTCTCAAATGGTAGTGTTTACGAATACATCAGTGTACCTAAAGCTACTTACGTAAAAATGGTAAATGCAGATTCTCCTGGTAGATTTGCAAAAAGACATATTCTTAACTCTTTTACTTGGAGAAAGAAAACAAATCAAGACTAG
- a CDS encoding DUF4369 domain-containing protein, which produces MKKIFFLLAASIAIISCNKVKDGEYLITGTAKGIENGKTIILQTQDPATGAPISLDTVKVENGKFEIKGKVTEPAFHILQLQDAQGPIPFILETGEITVVVDKDSIHKSKISGTYNNDEYVKFNDELMKVQKKLVDFQKKNTATMNTAQQAKDTAVINGLMKEFMKIQGDVQTETKNKYTTYAESHPKSFISALIIKGMLNDPSTDLKKAEAIYTSLDESVKNTKPGKEIKEKIGQMKMPAVGATAPPVGSAN; this is translated from the coding sequence ATGAAAAAAATATTTTTTTTACTTGCTGCTTCTATAGCAATAATTTCATGCAACAAAGTTAAAGACGGAGAATACCTTATTACTGGAACTGCAAAAGGAATTGAAAACGGGAAAACTATCATCCTACAAACTCAAGATCCAGCTACAGGAGCGCCTATCTCTCTTGACACTGTAAAAGTTGAAAACGGAAAATTCGAAATTAAAGGTAAAGTTACTGAGCCTGCATTTCACATATTACAATTACAAGATGCTCAAGGTCCTATTCCTTTTATCCTTGAAACTGGAGAAATTACAGTTGTTGTAGATAAAGACAGCATCCACAAATCTAAAATCTCTGGTACATACAACAATGATGAGTATGTAAAATTCAATGATGAGCTTATGAAAGTTCAAAAGAAATTAGTTGATTTCCAGAAAAAAAACACTGCAACTATGAACACTGCTCAACAAGCTAAAGATACAGCAGTAATCAATGGTTTAATGAAAGAATTCATGAAAATCCAAGGTGATGTTCAAACTGAAACTAAAAATAAGTACACTACTTATGCTGAGTCTCACCCAAAATCTTTCATCAGCGCATTAATCATCAAAGGAATGTTAAATGACCCTTCAACTGATTTGAAAAAAGCTGAAGCTATTTACACTAGTTTAGATGAATCTGTAAAGAACACTAAACCAGGAAAAGAAATCAAAGAAAAAATCGGTCAAATGAAAATGCCTGCTGTTGGTGCTACTGCTCCTCCAGTTGGTAGCGCTAACTGA
- a CDS encoding PcfJ domain-containing protein, producing the protein MLRWFKKDLNCASFVCPENLHEVHDKLVTKKGKTKKVI; encoded by the coding sequence CTGCTCCGTTGGTTTAAGAAAGACCTCAACTGTGCCTCTTTTGTCTGTCCTGAAAATCTTCATGAAGTTCACGATAAACTTGTGACTAAAAAAGGGAAAACAAAAAAGGTAATATAA
- a CDS encoding CHAT domain-containing protein, producing MFVKVGNQSNNIDFIMRIRNIEPTNILYIVLIDEYELELPFVPLRNVNFNSIDYLKFLPKNLYQLYDPELYAISEVNYLNYNPYTVAFYKRSDQQLILKLLEETKQLVIVLFEENRPEDMEFKAIIKHLNFKFIYFLNLEFDESSNKACIFNLLCELTQDEEIYSHFNIIHEYPRVFLSTDYEQNELKYHSNFLPAKTNFLTYNNYLGNFGTPDEVTSEELTDISRHAIKNQDTFERLNLFIDQLKAFDKLFSRLKLFQNFEQQRGQLNPIFFCFPFHNPDIEDFYSDKTDPIFKKIMSALRVEQSSNYVSTAIDSAENRVLYSAGGKIMQDRMKFLDSTCFLLASFNLMPYVRLPIKGKTLYRDLSFIAPKHFHKFATLKAQLKLSDTLARIGSCISESVFSTEFSSYLVGRNSQIISVTDLPFEWLRLDNVPLSFTHDITRIPETSFNNHLVSFAINSMLDFRISEDIISKTLIVLGTDDDDFIKWHTVLFEMADEHNFIVETCISNADFMRVLKKHNPDFLIIDTHGRVNEEMKDTYLQMGSDDLTYEFIVENGISVPLVFLSACGTAPTYGTFNPIANAFLQCGSRSVTSTYIPVEVDNATMAYISILNSLDKAAREGRFKNWLEYICYNIRSTFLHRIYAPLPLDEKADKEIKKEYFKLAQDILVFSRRKHVFKDAERFIKSLPAKKSNILKPKAYEFLYYTNIGRGDLVLFKKHIEDFEKANFSR from the coding sequence ATGTTTGTTAAAGTTGGTAATCAGAGTAATAATATAGATTTTATAATGAGAATTAGGAATATAGAACCCACCAACATCCTTTACATTGTATTGATTGATGAATATGAATTAGAACTGCCATTTGTCCCGCTGAGAAATGTTAACTTTAATTCTATTGATTATTTAAAATTTTTGCCCAAAAACCTTTATCAGCTGTATGATCCAGAGTTGTATGCCATATCCGAGGTTAATTACTTAAACTACAATCCTTATACCGTTGCGTTTTATAAAAGATCCGATCAACAATTAATATTGAAGCTGCTTGAAGAAACAAAGCAATTGGTTATTGTACTGTTCGAGGAGAACAGGCCGGAAGACATGGAATTTAAAGCCATTATTAAGCACTTAAACTTTAAATTTATTTATTTTTTAAATTTAGAGTTTGATGAATCCTCTAATAAGGCGTGCATATTTAATCTGCTTTGCGAACTTACCCAAGATGAAGAAATTTACAGTCATTTCAATATAATACATGAGTACCCGAGAGTGTTTTTATCTACTGATTATGAGCAGAATGAGTTAAAATACCACAGCAACTTTCTTCCCGCCAAAACAAATTTCCTCACTTACAACAATTACTTAGGAAATTTTGGAACTCCAGATGAGGTGACAAGTGAAGAGCTTACAGATATTAGCCGCCATGCCATTAAAAACCAAGATACTTTTGAGCGCTTAAATTTGTTTATTGATCAGCTTAAGGCTTTTGACAAGCTGTTTTCCAGACTTAAGTTATTTCAAAATTTTGAACAACAGCGGGGTCAGCTTAATCCAATTTTTTTCTGTTTTCCTTTCCATAATCCCGATATTGAGGATTTTTACTCAGATAAAACCGACCCTATATTTAAAAAGATTATGTCCGCGCTTCGGGTTGAACAGTCATCCAATTATGTCAGTACAGCTATTGATAGCGCTGAAAACAGAGTACTGTACAGTGCAGGGGGGAAGATAATGCAGGATAGAATGAAATTTTTGGACAGTACGTGTTTTCTTCTTGCTAGTTTCAATTTGATGCCATACGTTAGGCTGCCTATAAAAGGAAAGACCCTTTACAGGGATTTATCTTTTATAGCACCAAAGCATTTTCATAAATTTGCAACATTAAAGGCGCAGCTGAAACTAAGCGATACTTTGGCCAGGATAGGAAGCTGTATTTCGGAATCGGTATTCAGTACTGAATTCAGCAGCTATTTGGTGGGTAGGAATTCACAAATCATTTCAGTCACGGACCTCCCATTTGAATGGCTGCGGTTAGATAATGTCCCATTATCCTTCACTCATGATATTACCCGAATCCCAGAAACAAGTTTTAATAACCATCTGGTATCATTTGCGATTAATTCCATGCTGGATTTTCGAATCTCTGAAGACATCATTTCGAAAACATTAATAGTACTGGGTACAGACGACGATGATTTTATAAAGTGGCATACTGTATTATTTGAGATGGCAGATGAACACAATTTTATTGTGGAGACCTGCATATCGAATGCAGATTTTATGCGGGTACTAAAAAAACATAATCCAGATTTTTTGATTATAGATACTCATGGTAGAGTAAATGAAGAAATGAAAGACACCTATTTGCAGATGGGCAGTGATGACCTGACTTATGAGTTTATTGTTGAAAATGGCATATCTGTTCCTTTGGTATTTCTTTCAGCCTGCGGGACTGCACCTACCTATGGTACGTTTAACCCAATTGCTAATGCTTTTCTGCAGTGCGGGTCAAGATCAGTTACTTCAACTTATATACCGGTCGAGGTAGATAATGCTACTATGGCCTATATAAGCATCCTTAACAGTTTAGATAAAGCAGCCCGCGAAGGAAGATTCAAAAACTGGTTGGAATACATATGTTATAACATCCGTTCTACCTTTCTGCACAGAATTTATGCCCCTTTACCGCTAGACGAAAAGGCAGATAAAGAGATTAAAAAAGAGTATTTTAAACTGGCGCAGGATATTTTGGTTTTTTCAAGAAGAAAACATGTTTTCAAGGATGCAGAACGATTCATAAAATCTCTTCCTGCAAAAAAGTCGAATATTTTAAAGCCTAAGGCCTATGAATTTTTGTATTACACCAATATAGGAAGGGGAGATTTAGTGCTGTTTAAAAAACATATTGAGGATTTTGAAAAAGCAAACTTTTCCCGCTGA
- a CDS encoding UvrD-helicase domain-containing protein produces the protein MEPTEQQKIIIDYDGNSVVIAAPGSGKTFVVSQKIKRNLVHLKNHEGIIAISYTNKASNELKNRSLSNGEDPKSSFFGTIDKFNISEILIPFGKLMFGIPRNEIKIIKGSSLEDFEVKDLEWIDRNISIEELSEARSDILISFFLQGIILIETIGLLSNYILNNSLACQKYLKSKYRYIYIDEYQDSGNNQHEIFLKINNLGIRGIAVGDLNQSIFAFSFKDSKFLDELSKNENFKYFKLDKNHRCHSSIINYSNYLLNSKTELIPDVESKVFSQKINGDESSIAKYIDENIIKLKKIFSLDRNNQIAVLVRNGRTANIIRDTLKTENRFFITNELDSNLNIWSIIFSKLLHYIFHKEYTFIDVIEVFTTYNRFCKSDLLKLKNCKKQIQELTSKDKINFKYLRNVFVEIAEIISPSLKNQESIDLLEKTLNNSEELNSYKPANENEINIMTLHKSKGLEFELVIHLDLYEWILPSKKPRQNNDFDNPVYPNYIQDLNLHYVGLTRAIKACILLNSTQRTNHEYQLKKACDSEFMSINGIEELRWKSKK, from the coding sequence ATGGAGCCAACTGAACAACAAAAAATCATCATAGATTATGATGGAAACTCAGTGGTTATTGCTGCACCTGGTAGTGGCAAAACATTTGTTGTATCACAAAAAATTAAGAGGAATCTAGTTCATTTAAAAAATCATGAAGGCATTATAGCGATATCATATACAAACAAAGCAAGTAACGAATTAAAAAACAGGAGTTTATCAAATGGAGAAGATCCTAAATCGTCATTTTTTGGTACAATAGATAAATTCAATATATCTGAAATATTGATTCCTTTTGGTAAATTGATGTTTGGTATTCCTAGAAATGAAATAAAGATTATCAAAGGTTCATCATTGGAAGATTTTGAAGTTAAAGACTTAGAATGGATAGATAGAAATATATCTATTGAAGAATTAAGTGAAGCTAGATCAGATATTTTAATCTCTTTTTTTTTGCAAGGAATAATTCTAATTGAAACTATTGGGCTTTTGTCAAATTATATTTTAAATAATTCATTAGCGTGCCAAAAGTATCTTAAATCTAAATACCGCTACATTTATATAGATGAATATCAGGATTCTGGAAATAATCAGCATGAAATATTTCTGAAGATAAATAATTTAGGAATACGGGGAATAGCGGTTGGAGATTTAAATCAATCAATTTTCGCTTTTTCTTTTAAAGATTCAAAATTTCTTGACGAACTTTCAAAAAATGAAAATTTTAAATATTTTAAGTTAGACAAAAATCACCGGTGCCATTCCTCAATAATTAATTACTCTAATTATTTATTGAACAGTAAAACTGAATTAATTCCAGATGTTGAATCAAAAGTTTTTAGCCAAAAAATAAATGGAGATGAATCTTCAATAGCTAAATATATTGATGAGAATATTATAAAGCTAAAAAAAATATTTTCATTAGATAGAAATAATCAAATAGCTGTTTTAGTTAGAAATGGCCGTACGGCAAATATAATTCGGGATACTCTTAAGACGGAAAATAGATTTTTCATAACAAATGAATTAGATTCTAATTTAAATATTTGGTCTATAATATTTTCTAAACTGTTACATTATATTTTTCATAAAGAATACACTTTTATTGATGTGATTGAAGTTTTTACAACCTATAATAGATTTTGTAAAAGTGATCTTCTAAAATTAAAAAATTGCAAAAAACAAATTCAAGAACTAACCTCAAAGGACAAAATAAATTTTAAATATCTTAGAAATGTCTTTGTTGAAATTGCTGAAATTATTTCTCCATCACTGAAAAATCAGGAGTCAATTGATCTTCTTGAAAAAACACTCAATAATTCAGAGGAATTAAATTCATATAAGCCAGCAAATGAAAATGAGATAAATATTATGACATTGCATAAATCTAAAGGCTTGGAATTTGAACTTGTCATCCATCTTGATCTCTATGAATGGATATTGCCATCTAAGAAACCTAGACAAAATAATGATTTTGATAATCCCGTTTATCCTAATTATATTCAAGATTTGAATCTGCACTATGTAGGGTTAACTAGGGCGATTAAAGCTTGCATCTTACTTAATTCAACACAAAGAACGAATCATGAATACCAGCTTAAAAAAGCTTGCGATTCAGAGTTCATGTCTATAAATGGAATTGAAGAACTACGTTGGAAATCAAAAAAATAA
- a CDS encoding ATP-dependent nuclease — protein MILSQIKLIGFRNFKNSTINFNEKSLIIGANDVGKTNLIWAVRLLLDRSLSDYDIEPNDSDFYAFEETNNFRITLKFQDVTDDCIVSKLKGKISDDDIFYLRYEAFRDEKTKTKSYKLYAGSSTKKLEEIEDRYYRKVLNLKYIGSRRDLTKYINKEKAYLFQIAKENRSHEEIEFDNLLYLKVEQNLENIDSNIPKLNFIKNATTTINEELSKLSLHHNQQSVVFDSVTSSLDNFINNVSISAKSGEQSVLIGGDGRLNQIYLSLWASRNQLREENLSEVTIFCIEEPEAHLHPHQQRKLADYLNEEIFGQVFITTHSPQIASEFSPNSIIRLYNKGNNTKAASNGCSEIIDDAFQDFGYRMSIIPAEAFFANVILLVEGPSEEILYKTLAKQLDIDLDRLNISILMVDGIGFKTYVDILNSLNIDWVLRTDNDIFKVPNKERWRFAGIHRCLSILDFSDGNTKRILDEHLPNVTWEVTRDPQKNNIDSAQNIIKELKLYDMYLSTIDLENDLINSPISEDLKKFYREDNVVTVVSKMQKRKAIMMYKFLRTNKDTLRKLKNDLIAKPLLRCVELVSE, from the coding sequence ATGATTCTGTCACAAATCAAATTAATAGGATTTCGGAACTTTAAAAATTCTACAATAAACTTCAATGAAAAATCTTTAATAATCGGAGCCAATGATGTTGGAAAAACTAATTTAATTTGGGCTGTGAGATTATTACTGGATAGAAGTCTTTCAGATTATGATATAGAGCCAAATGATAGTGATTTTTACGCTTTCGAAGAAACTAACAATTTTAGGATAACTTTAAAATTTCAGGATGTTACAGATGATTGTATTGTATCGAAACTTAAAGGAAAAATTAGCGATGATGATATTTTTTATTTGAGATATGAAGCATTTAGAGATGAAAAAACAAAAACAAAAAGTTATAAACTCTATGCAGGATCTTCTACTAAAAAATTAGAAGAAATTGAAGATCGATATTACAGAAAAGTATTAAATCTTAAATATATAGGTAGTAGAAGGGATTTAACAAAATATATTAATAAAGAAAAGGCATATTTATTTCAAATTGCGAAAGAAAATCGGTCACATGAGGAAATAGAATTTGATAATTTATTATACCTCAAAGTTGAACAAAACTTAGAAAATATTGATTCTAACATTCCAAAATTAAATTTTATAAAAAATGCAACAACAACTATCAATGAAGAACTCTCAAAACTTTCATTACATCATAATCAGCAATCCGTAGTATTTGATTCTGTAACCTCAAGTCTCGACAATTTTATAAATAATGTATCTATCTCTGCAAAATCAGGAGAACAATCTGTTCTAATTGGTGGTGATGGACGTTTAAATCAAATTTATTTATCACTTTGGGCATCTAGAAATCAATTGCGCGAAGAAAACCTGTCCGAGGTTACAATTTTTTGCATTGAAGAACCAGAAGCACATTTACATCCACACCAGCAACGCAAATTAGCTGATTATCTAAATGAGGAAATTTTTGGTCAAGTTTTTATAACGACCCATTCCCCGCAAATAGCTTCTGAGTTTAGTCCAAATTCTATTATTAGATTATATAATAAAGGTAATAATACGAAAGCTGCATCGAATGGTTGTTCAGAAATTATTGATGATGCTTTTCAAGATTTTGGATATAGAATGAGTATAATTCCTGCTGAAGCATTTTTTGCAAATGTTATATTGTTAGTTGAAGGTCCATCTGAGGAAATTCTATACAAGACGCTAGCTAAACAATTGGATATAGATCTTGATAGATTAAATATTAGTATTTTAATGGTAGATGGAATAGGCTTTAAAACATACGTAGATATTCTAAATTCACTAAATATTGATTGGGTTTTGAGAACAGATAATGATATCTTTAAAGTCCCAAACAAAGAGAGATGGAGATTTGCAGGGATTCACAGATGCTTGTCAATTTTAGATTTTTCTGACGGGAATACTAAACGTATCTTAGATGAACACCTCCCTAATGTAACATGGGAAGTGACACGCGATCCTCAAAAAAATAACATTGATTCAGCACAAAATATCATCAAAGAGCTAAAATTGTATGATATGTATTTATCAACTATTGATTTAGAAAATGACTTAATAAATAGCCCAATATCAGAAGACTTAAAAAAGTTTTATAGAGAAGACAACGTTGTTACTGTAGTATCAAAAATGCAAAAACGAAAAGCAATAATGATGTATAAATTTTTAAGAACAAATAAAGATACTTTAAGAAAGCTAAAGAATGATTTGATAGCGAAACCCCTATTAAGATGTGTTGAATTGGTATCTGAATAA